In Pseudoliparis swirei isolate HS2019 ecotype Mariana Trench chromosome 11, NWPU_hadal_v1, whole genome shotgun sequence, a genomic segment contains:
- the vcpkmt gene encoding protein-lysine methyltransferase METTL21D, which yields MAADTDEADYFVREIEKNDGCTLKVKQYCLGDVGCVVWDAAIVLAKYLETKLFYNPSSGVNVWAGKNVVELGAGTGVVGLMAATLGAAVTVTDLEDLQSLLRVNIQDNQALVSRGSVTAKVLKWGDDVSDFQPPPHYVLMADCIYYEQSIVPLVESLKLLSGPGTCIICCYEQRTEGDNPKVEKQFFELLQQNFNCEEIPSDKQDPEFCSPDIHILHIWKKV from the exons ATGGCGGCGGACACAGACGAGGCTGATTATTTTGTAAGAGAAATTGAGAAAAACGACGGGTGCACCCTGAAGGTGAAGCAGTACTGCTTGGGAGACGTTGGCTGCGTTGTGTGGGACGCGGCCATCGTTCTGGCAAAATACTTAGAGACGAAACTATTTTATAACCCGTCCTCTGGAGTCAACGTCTGGGCCGGCAAGAATGTTGTGGAGTTAGGAGCTGGGACAGGAGTGGTTGGTCTGATGGCAGCAACACTGGG AGCTGCAGTGACTGTgacagacctggaggacctgcagAGCCTGCTCAGAGTAAACATCCAGGACAATCAGGCACTCGTCAGTCGTGGATCAGTAACTGCCAAGGTACTGAAATG GGGTGACGATGTGTCTGACTTCCAGCCTCCCCCGCATTATGTCCTTATGGCAGATTGCATCTATTATGAGCAG TCTATCGTTCCACTCGTGGAGAGCTTGAAGCTGCTCTCGGGACCAGGCACCTGCATTATTTGCTGCTATGAGCAGCGCACAGAGGGTGACAACCCAAAAGTGGAAAAGCAGTTCTTTGAG TTGCTGCAACAAAACTTCAACTGTGAAGAGATCCCTTCAGACAAGCAAGACCCAGAGTTCTGTAGTCCAGACATCCACATCCTGCACATCTGGAAAAAAGTCTGA
- the msh4 gene encoding mutS protein homolog 4 produces the protein MFGSSTEEVGDTSGCGLPWGESPMGRSQRNETTSYGPASVSSGSSHRGLEEGSASSGHGSSLPQVASGPSHQSFRSGRNSSLVFTSDSSSLRSRGGSPKRRWTPAFPGATGAHPSRTPLTDHTATSCSSATTTSGASVIVAVVEGRGLARGEIGMASLNLNCPELVLSQFADTGTYAKVITKIHISVPLEILMPDTASEKGKGTKLFSFITENFPGVAFTAIQRKYFNERKGLEYIQQLCAPEFGTVLMEVQAKYYCLAAAAALLKYLEFIQNSVYGGKSLKVIFKGSEQTAMIDSTSAINLELVVNNRDHRSEHTLLGVLNHTKTTGGARRLRSNILEPLIDVDTINMRLDTIQELLRDEELFFGLKDAIAHFLDIDQLLSVLVQIPKQETVQVAEAKITHVIQLKHTLDLVPRLRMVLKNCNTALLKAYSTALEDNRFDVILEQIKTVINEDITYLKGSLNLRTQKCYAVRPDINEFLDIARRAYTEIVDDIAGLVSQMAEKYGFPMRTSYSTARGFFIQMKLEGVVLPEGKLPTEFIKVSKNKNNYSFTIADLMKMNDRCDEALREIFHMSYVVMCQLLSTIHQHIHCLYKLSDAVSMLDMLLSLANVCTISDYVRPEFTDTLAIKQGRHPILERIVGQKPVSNNSYISEGSNFVIITGPNMSGKSTYLKQVALCQIMAQIGSFVPADYAAFRIADQIFTRIGVDDDFETNSSTFMLEMKEISYIIHNVSDRSLIIIDELGRGTSAEEGIGICHSVCEFLLSLKAFTLFATHFLELCQLESLYPNAENQHMEVQHTRSGDTGADSVVYTYLLNRGCSEESHYGLRAAEMTALPSNIIQEAKMIASKVSQQLWAKHHSDPETQRQRAVYKLATRLLQTARNSRLDRESLRMYLKGLKKQYEAELLAAGQPAAIDTEEE, from the exons ATGTTTGGTAGCAGCACAGAGGAGGTAGGCGACACCTCGGGATGTGGGCTCCCGTGGGGGGAGTCCCCAATGGGCCGAAGTCAACGCAATGAAACGACCTCGTACGGTCCCGCGTCAGTTTCCTCCGGTTCATCCCACCGGGGTTTAGAGGAAGGCAGCGCAAGCTCCGGCCACGGCTCGTCTCTCCCCCAAGTGGCCTCAG GTCCGTCCCATCAGAGCTTCAGGTCGGGCAGGAATTCCTCCCTCGTGTTTACCTCGGACAGCTCCTCCCTGCGCAGCCGTGGAGGATCGCCAAAACGCCGGTGGACGCCAGCCTTTCCCGGGGCCACTGGCGCGCACCCATCACGCACGCCGTTGACGGACCACACCG cAACGAGTTGCTCCTCGGCGACCACGACATCCGGGGCCTCCGTGATTGTAGCGGTGGTTGAAGGGCGCGGTTTGGCTCGGGGAGAGATTGGCATGGCCAGTCTCAATTTGAATTGTCCAGAGCTCGTACTCTCGCAGTTCGCAGACACCGGGACGTATGCCAAG GTCATAACCAAGATTCACATATCGGTGCCACTAGAAATACTTATGCCTGACACCGCCAGTGAGAAGGGGAAAGGGACAAAGCTGTTCAGCTTCATCACAGAGAACTTCCCG GGAGTAGCTTTCACTGCTATCCAAAGGAAGTATTTTAATGAGAGGAAAGGACTGGAATACATCCAGCAGCTGTGTGCTCCAGAATTTGGCACTGTCCTCATGGAAGTGCAAGCTAA GTATTATTGCCtcgcagcagctgctgctttgCTGAAGTATTTAGAATTCATCCAGAACTCCGTCTACGGCGGCAAGTCTCTCAAAGTGATCTTTAAAGGGAGTGAGCAGACTGCGATGATTGACTCGACATCTGCAATTAACTTGGAGTTGGTTGTCAATAACAGAGACCACAG GAGCGAGCATACTCTTCTCGGGGTTCTTAACCACACCAAAACAACCGGCGGTGCGAGAAGGTTGCGCTCCAATATCCTGGAGCCTCTCATCGATGTGGACACCATCAACATGCGCTTGGACACCATACAGGAGCTGCTGCGGGATGAGGAGCTCTTCTTCGGCCTGAAGGACG CCATAGCGCATTTCCTCGACATTGACCAGCTGCTCTCGGTTCTAGTCCAAATTCCAAAGCAGGAAACG gTTCAGGTTGCTGAAGCAAAAATTACACACGTCAttcaactgaaacacacactggaCCTGGTGCCACGGTTACGG ATGGTGTTGAAGAACTGCAATACAGCTCTGCTCAAGGCATACAGCACCGCACTGGAGGACAACAG ATTTGATGTGATCCTTGAGCAGATCAAGACGGTGATTAATGAGGACATTACCTATCTGAAGGGGAGCCTGAACTTGCGCACCCAGAAGTGTTACGCTGTCCGCCCCGACATCAACGAGTTCCTGGACATTGCCCGCAGAGCTTACACTGAGATAGTGGACGACATTGCAG GGCTAGTGAGCCAGATGGCAGAGAAATATGGTTTTCCAATGCGTACCAGCTACAGCACAGCTCGAGGGTTCTTCATTCAAATGAAGCTGGAGGGAGTGGTCTTACCTGAAGGGAAACTCCCCACTGAGTTTATCAAG GTAtcgaagaacaagaacaactaCAGCTTCACCATTGCAGACCTAATGAAGATGAATGACCGCTGTGATGAGGCCCTGAGGGAGATCTTTCACATGTCCTATGT GGTGATGTGCCAACTGCTTAGCACTATCCACCAGCACATCCACTGCCTTTACAAGCTCTCGGATGCCGTGTCCATGCTGGACATGCTGTTGTCGCTGGCCAATGTATGCACCATCTCAGACTATG TGCGCCCTGAGTTCACAGACACACTGGCCATCAAGCAGGGTCGTCACCCCATCCTGGAGCGGATAGTTGGACAGAAGCCTGTGTCGAACAACAGCTACATCTCCGAGGGCAGCAACTTTGTCATCATCACTGGACCCAACATGAGCGGCAAATCCACCTACCTCAAACAGGTGGCGCTGTGTCAGATCATGGCTCAGATAG GCTCCTTTGTGCCCGCTGATTATGCTGCTTTTCGTATTGCTGATCAGATTTTCACCAGAATAGGCGTGGATGATGATTTTGAAACTAACTCTTCCACCTTCATGTTGGAAATGAAGGAG ATCTCTTACATAATCCACAATGTAAGTGACCGGTCCCTGATCATCATAGACGAGTTGGGGCGGGGTACCAGTGCGGAGGAGGGCATCGGCATTTGTCACTCCGTCTGTGAGTTCCTCCTTAGCCTCAAG GCGTTCACCCTGTTTGCCACACATTTCCTTGAGCTGTGCCAACTGGAGTCTCTATATCCCAATGCGGAGAACCAGCACATGGAGGTTCAGCACACACGCAGTGGAGACACTGGTGCAGACAGTGTGGTGTATACATACTTGCTGAATCGTGGATGCTCTGAAGAAAGCCACTATG GTCTGAGAGCGGCCGAAATGACGGCACTTCCCTCAAACATAATCCAAGAGGCAAAGATGATTGCCTCCAAAGTTAGCCAGCAGCTTTGG GCCAAACATCACAGCGATCCAGAAACACAGAGGCAAAGAGCCGTGTACAAGCTGGCCACCCGCCTCCTGCAGACTGCCAGGAACTCCAGACTCGACCGTGAAAGCTTGCGCATGTACCTGAAGGGCTTGAAGAAGCAGTATGAGGCGGAGCTCCTGGCAGCAGGGCAGCCGGCGGCCATCGACACGGAAGAGGAATGA